Proteins encoded by one window of Musa acuminata AAA Group cultivar baxijiao chromosome BXJ2-9, Cavendish_Baxijiao_AAA, whole genome shotgun sequence:
- the LOC135623738 gene encoding ETHYLENE INSENSITIVE 3-like 3 protein, with the protein MTHLAVIDQDLGGDASDFEVDGVKCDNLNENDVSDEEIESEELTRRMWKDRVKLKRIKERERLAAQQAALETSKPKQPSEQALRKKMSRAQDGILKYMLKLMEVCNVRGFVYGIIPEKGKPVSGASDNIRAWWKEKVKFDKNGPSAIAKYEAENFAADKAQNSGSKNQCSLADLQDATLGSLLSSLMQHCDPPQRKFPLEKGVPPPWWPSGKEDWWIGLGLPKGQGPPYKKPHDLKKVWKVGVLTGVIKHMSPNIGKIKTHVRKSKCLQDKMSAKESSIWLGVLNREEMIVNQLSSDNGMSDVTQDSGHRERREDTNSCSDEYDVDGLEDARGSTSCKDDAKNLQVETLPCAVTSREEGPAVNSNQLCQGKEQTSEQPKQKRPRLSVASADRQTAKTQNEHIPKETRNAIPDMNDTDMSLLVHHAPSVSHETHMNPNSRHQGRDLQNQNLEPQSAISNFASIPSINVAAGNMFTDDQPLQYPEVGNSELEFATTINTGSNYGFYKSSGGSGILQDKQQYPMFVPGHSVMSDDSIIPVGNNSYDHVTTPNVNSHTITGDMHLFVDGSFYTEPDRFDGSSFGLPLDLIGISSPIPDIGDILHDDDIMEYLGT; encoded by the coding sequence ATGACTCATCTAGCAGTAATAGATCAGGACTTAGGTGGTGATGCATCAGATTTTGAGGTGGATGGTGTCAAATGCGACAATCTCAATGAAAATGATGTCAgtgatgaagaaattgaatcagaGGAGTTGACGAGAAGAATGTGGAAAGATAGAGTTAAACTTAAGCGAATCAAGGAACGTGAAAGGCTTGCCGCCCAGCAAGCAGCTTTGGAAACGTCTAAGCCAAAGCAACCATCTGAACAGGCTCTTAGAAAAAAGATGTCCAGAGCACAAGATGGGATTCTGAAGTACATGTTGAAGCTGATGGAGGTGTGTAATGTCCGTGGGTTTGTATATGGAATCATTCCTGAGAAGGGAAAGCCTGTAAGTGGTGCTTCAGACAATATAAGAGCTTGGTGGAAGGAGAAAGTGAAGTTTGATAAGAATGGGCCTTCTGCCATCGCTAAATATGAGGCAGAGAATTTTGCTGCCGATAAAGCACAGAACAGTGGAAGCAAAAATCAATGTAGCCTTGCGGATCTCCAAGATGCTACACTGGGATCTCTTCTGTCGTCATTGATGCAACACTGTGATCCCCCACAAAGAAAATTCCCACTGGAGAAGGGTGTTCCCCCGCCTTGGTGGCCTTCTGGAAAGGAAGACTGGTGGATAGGTTTGGGCTTACCCAAGGGTCAAGGCCCCCCATATAAGAAGCCACATGACCTGAAGAAGGTGTGGAAGGTTGGGGTACTAACAGGTGTGATAAAACACATGTCTCCCAATATTGGAAAGATCAAAACCCATGTACGAAAGTCGAAGTGCTTGCAGGATAAGATGAGTGCCAAAGAGAGTTCCATTTGGTTGGGAGTTTTGAATAGAGAAGAAATGATTGTCAATCAACTTAGCAGTGATAATGGGATGTCTGATGTAACTCAGGATAGTGGTCATAGGGAGCGTCGAGAGGACACAAACAGTTGTAGCGACGAATATGATGTTGATGGCCTTGAAGATGCTCGTGGATCGACTTCATGCAAAGATGATGCGAAAAATCTGCAGGTTGAGACGCTACCTTGTGCAGTGACTTCAAGGGAGGAAGGCCCAGCTGTAAATTCCAACCAACTTTGTCAAGGCAAGGAGCAAACAAGTGAACAGCCGAAGCAAAAAAGACCTCGTTTAAGTGTTGCATCTGCTGACAGGCAGACAGCTAAAACTCAGAATGAGCACATACCAAAGGAGACGAGAAACGCTATTCCAGATATGAACGACACAGACATGTCTTTGTTGGTTCATCACGCACCAAGTGTCAGCCATGAGACCCATATGAATCCGAATTCAAGGCACCAAGGAAGAGATCTCCAAAACCAAAACCTTGAACCACAATCTGCCATTAGCAACTTTGCAAGCATCCCTTCTATTAATGTTGCTGCAGGGAACATGTTTACTGATGACCAACCATTACAGTATCCAGAAGTTGGGAATAGTGAGTTGGAATTTGCTACCACAATTAACACAGGGTCCAACTATGGATTTTATAAGTCATCAGGGGGCTCTGGTATCTTGCAGGATAAGCAGCAATACCCTATGTTTGTTCCTGGTCATTCGGTAATGTCTGACGATAGCATAATTCCTGTGGGGAATAATTCTTATGACCATGTGACGACACCAAATGTGAATTCACATACAATCACTGGAGACATGCATCTATTCGTAGATGGATCATTTTACACTGAACCGGATAGGTTTGATGGCAGTTCCTTTGGATTGCCATTAGATTTAATTGGGATCAGCAGCCCAATACCTGATATTGGTGACATATTGCATGATGATGACATTATGGAGTATTTGGGAACATAA
- the LOC135623753 gene encoding exopolygalacturonase-like: MKLFLLLPFICCYSIADAQCRSGVSSGTFNVLHYGARANGFSDDSKAFMAAWKAACAASGNVKLHIPRRKYLVGPVKFDGPCRNVHSITVYMQGYLKASTDLSKYVEGDDWIQFGHVDKLTLTGGGTFDGQGAVSWPFNKCPRKKNCRVLPTSIKFLATADTVVRRVKSLNSKFFHVAVVGCKRFHGSNIRIHAPSNSPNTDGIHIERSSDVTICNSVIATGDDCISIGQGNVHVRISRITCGPGHGISVGSLGRYRDEGDVRGLVVRDSTISGTTNGIRIKTWQNSPGSSSATNMTFKNISMKGVANPIIIDQMYCPYVSCPSQAPSRVKISDIFFRDIRGTSATPVAVTLKCSRGAPCRNVNLHNVHLRYTGGAAATAECWNVKARYSGIQMPAPCH, encoded by the exons ATGAAGCTTTTTCTTTTGCTACCCTTCATCTGTTGTTACTCCATCGCCGATGCCCAGTGCAGGAGTGGAGTGAGCTCCGGCACCTTCAATGTGTTGCATTACGGTGCCCGAGCCAACGGATTCAGCGACGATAGCAAG GCGTTCATGGCAGCGTGGAAGGCGGCATGCGCTGCAAGCGGTAACGTCAAGCTCCACATACCCAGAAGGAAGTACCTTGTCGGCCCCGTCAAGTTCGATGGCCCTTGCAGAAATGTTCACTCCATCACGGTTTACATGCAG GGGTACTTGAAGGCCTCCACCGACCTGAGCAAGTATGTCGAAGGTGACGACTGGATACAGTTTGGACATGTAGATAAGTTGACCTTGACAGGGGGAGGCACCTTCGATGGTCAAGGAGCTGTATCCTGGCCCTTCAACAAGTGCCCAAGGAAGAAGAACTGCAGAGTTCTCCCCACG TCGATTAAGTTTCTAGCCACCGCCGACACTGTCGTCAGGAGAGTCAAATCCCTGAACAGCAAGTTCTTCCACGTAGCTGTCGTGGGATGCAAGAGATTCCATGGCAGTAATATAAGGATCCATGCACCTTCCAATAGCCCCAACACCGACGGAATCCACATAGAACGTAGCTCGGATGTCACCATATGTAACTCGGTGATCGCTACAGGAGATGACTGCATCTCGATAGGGCAGGGCAACGTGCATGTGCGAATCAGCAGAATCACCTGCGGTCCAGGGCATGGAATCAG TGTTGGGAGTTTGGGAAGATACCGCGATGAGGGCGATGTCAGAGGGCTGGTCGTGAGAGACAGCACCATTTCTGGGACGACAAACGGGATAAGGATCAAGACATGGCAGAACTCTCCGGGCAGCAGCTCCGCTACGAACATGACGTTCAAGAACATAAGCATGAAGGGCGTGGCCAACCCTATCATCATCGACCAGATGTACTGCCCCTACGTTTCATGCCCATCTCAG GCACCGTCTCGGGTGAAGATAAGCGACATCTTCTTTCGGGACATAAGGGGGACGTCGGCGACGCCGGTGGCGGTGACGCTCAAGTGCAGCAGAGGTGCGCCGTGCCGCAATGTCAATCTCCATAACGTGCATCTGAGGTACACCGGCGGAGCTGCGGCCACCGCCGAGTGTTGGAACGTTAAAGCAAGATACAGCGGGATTCAGATGCCGGCGCCGTGCCATTAG
- the LOC135623735 gene encoding uncharacterized protein LOC135623735 yields MEEKEIWGTWEELLLACAVNRHGTRRWESVAMEIQSRTSVSQLVTPQGCRQRYRDLQRRFGVGVVNGSGDDDGGDADPDSKADVPWLEELRRLRVTELRREVERYDMSIGSLQLKVKSLQEERERSLRQAESGEEKPDHETKKEAGPLGSTPESLAGNRISSGGDSVPSCDQSHSNDPQQIPGEDCREQGKASASVAPGSNATDPSAVADEKAAEGSYNGSTGSPTVGAAARKQAMGDSGESIAESKRGEEGEVGEKESSDVQSSASLSRRRRKAAFIGRSGGGEEAAAESQPLVDLVEIFRSDKYGSVFERRLENQVSVRYRSLVRQHVDLEMVRAKLDRRASGRSYSTAEFFRDLLLLCSNAVVFFPKDSLESVAAVHLRRLVTKELDATFRTPKEPTPPPPPQPKPAAPKPNPEPDLAGALTDKTISSPPPIVSRKRSSISNKVAVAAAKKEEEEEEEEEKPDPARKESDNEEKSLTTKERTVLSGTTRGLRSSKVRGGKGEGGSAAKRSNLAPTPSLKSKPVDNVAAVEEVVKPDKKKQSATSFLNRMKRSSNGTLMEMLKSSSGAGGGREQKKEAKGDARKDQSSRQATGGGGDSGKKVAEASGGSGKRSVGRPPKRAAAYVTPPPAKRKREDAEAAAAAPAKTPASTSRKRRRR; encoded by the exons ATGGAGGAGAAGGAGATCTGGGGAACGTGGGAGGAGCTCCTCCTCGCCTGCGCCGTTAATCGCCACGGCACCCGGCGCTGGGAGTCCGTCGCCATGGAGATCCAGTCCCGTACATCCGTTTCCCAGCTCGTCACCCCACAAGGCTGCCGTCAGCGATACCGCGACCTCCAGCGTCGTTTCGGCGTCGGCGTCGTTAACGGCAGCGGAGACGACGACGGAGGTGACGCCGATCCCGATTCGAAAGCAGACGTTCCGTGGCTGGAGGAGCTCCGCAGGCTCCGCGTCACCGAACTCCGCCGCGAGGTCGAACGTTACGATATGTCCATCGG ATCTTTACAATTGAAGGTAAAAAGTCTGCAAGAGGAGCGCGAACGGAGTTTACGGCAGGCGGAGTCCGGCGAGGAGAAGCCGGATCACGAGACGAAGAAGGAGGCTGGTCCGCTGGGATCCACGCCGGAGAGCCTCGCCGGAAATCGGATCTCCTCTGGCGGTGATTCCGTACCCTCATGCGATCAGTCCCACTCGAACGACCCGCAGCAGATACCCGGAGAGGACTGCCGAGAGCAGGGGAAGGCGTCGGCGTCGGTTGCGCCCGGCAGTAACGCGACTGATCCTTCCGCCGTTGCCGACGAGAAGGCGGCCGAGGGATCGTACAACGGCAGCACGGGGAGCCCCACGGTTGGCGCGGCGGCCCGGAAGCAGGCGATGGGTGATTCGGGCGAGTCCATCGCCGAGTCGAAGCGGGGCGAGGAAGGGGAGGTGGGGGAGAAGGAGAGCAGCGACGTGCAGAGTTCGGCGAGCCTGTCGCGGCGGCGGAGGAAGGCGGCCTTCATTGGCCGTAGCGGCGGGGGCGAGGAGGCGGCCGCGGAATCACAGCCGTTGGTTGACCTCGTCGAGATCTTCCGGTCGGACAAATACGGGTCCGTCTTCGAGCGCCGGCTCGAGAACCAG GTAAGCGTGAGATACCGCAGCCTCGTGCGGCAACACGTGGACCTGGAAATGGTCCGGGCCAAGCTGGACCGCAGAGCATCGGGGCGCTCGTATTCGACCGCAGAGTTCTTCCGGGATCTGCTGCTGCTCTGCAGCAACGCCGTCGTCTTCTTCCCCAAAGACTCCCTCGAGTCCGTCGCTGCCGTCCATCTTCGCCGGCTCGTGACCAAGGAGTTGGACGCTACCTTCCGGACGCCGAAGGAACccacgccgccgcctcctcctcagcCCAAACCAGCCGCCCCGAAACCCAACCCCGAACCAGACCTCGCCGGTGCGTTGACCGACAAGACGATCTCCTCGCCGCCGCCGATCGTTTCCCGCAAGCGTAGCTCCATATCGAACAAGGTAGCCGTAGCGGCcgcgaagaaggaggaggaggaggaggaggaggaggagaagcctgATCCTGCGAGAAAGGAGTCGGACAACGAGGAGAAGAGCCTCACTACCAAGGAAAGGACCGTCCTTTCTGGGACGACGAGAGGGTTGCGGAGCAGCAAAGTCCGGGGTGGCAAAGGGGAAGGAGGTTCGGCAGCCAAAAGGTCCAACCTTGCTCCCACTCCGAGCCTCAAATCCAAACCCGTGGACAACGTGGCGGCCGTCGAGGAGGTGGTGAAGCCAGACAAGAAAAAGCAAAGCGCGACCAGCTTCTTAAACCGTATGAAACGGAGTTCGAACGGGACGCTAATGGAAATGCTAAAGAGCTCGTCTGGAGCAGGCGGCGGCAGGGAGCAGAAGAAAGAAGCCAAAGGTGACGCCCGGAAGGACCAGAGCTCCCGTCAGGCGACTGGAGGGGGCGGCGACTCGGGGAAGAAGGTGGCAGAGGCTAGCGGCGGTTCGGGGAAAAGGAGCGTGGGGAGGCCGCCGAAGAGGGCGGCGGCTTATGTCACACCGCCTCCGGcgaagaggaagagggaggatgcggaggcagcggcagcggcgcctgccaagACTCCGGCGTCGACTTCGAGGAAGCGAAGACGGAGATGA
- the LOC103999211 gene encoding putative pentatricopeptide repeat-containing protein At3g05240 — MIQKQDLLSLIEACRSVRQLRQLHGLMVATALVHDVVPLSRLIDFCVDSRHRDIAYARALFTWVPSPTTYMWNSMIRGLSDGDEPEAALALYADMLRHSRSPDHFTFPFALKACSRVPDPSFGRCVHGRVVKAGYEADVYVSSTLIHMYVSCGDISSATSLFRNAVNRNIVTWTTMIAGYTENDRAGEAIRLFSEMELEGVEPNEITMVHVLVACAQSRDLETGRWIHARLRRAGADSITSNLVLATALLDMYARCGSLKTARHLFDKMTVKNEVSWNSMINGYNQYGRPNEVLRLFKEMRDAGLKPDKVTLLSLLGACADIGSLRLGQEIHARVEKTIGSGDVAIGTSLVDMYAKTGDAQSALRIFASLEGRKDVMAWTSMILGLATHGHGKEAIDLFVEMTQHGVAPDDITFIGVLTACSHAGMVDEGRKYLEAMEKLYGMEPRMEHYGCVVDLLSRAGRLAEAERIVRSMPIEPSSTIWSSMLSGCDIHGDVALAERIGDQLAQSKPQGSGTSVLISNIYAGAGRWREVDKARRLMWKKGLKKTHGCSSI, encoded by the coding sequence ATGATACAGAAACAGGACTTGCTTTCATTGATAGAAGCATGCAGAAGCGTGCGGCAGCTGAGGCAGCTCCATGGCCTCATGGTCGCCACCGCCCTCGTTCACGACGTCGTCCCCCTGAGCCGCCTCATCGACTTCTGCGTCGACTCTCGACACAGGGACATCGCCTACGCCCGCGCCCTCTTCACCTGGGTTCCCTCGCCCACCACCTACATGTGGAACTCCATGATACGCGGCCTCTCCGACGGTGATGAGCCAGAGGCTGCTCTCGCCCTGTACGCCGACATGCTTCGCCACAGCCGCTCCCCGGACCACTTCACGTTCCCCTTCGCGCTCAAAGCTTGCTCCCGGGTCCCCGACCCCTCGTTCGGCCGGTGCGTCCATGGCCGCGTGGTGAAAGCTGGGTACGAAGCGGATGTGTACGTTTCCAGCACTTTGATCCACATGTACGTCTCCTGCGGCGATATATCGTCGGCGACGTCGTTGTTCCGGAACGCCGTGAATCGGAACATCGTTACCTGGACAACGATGATCGCAGGTTACACCGAGAACGATCGGGCCGGCGAAGCAATACGCCTGTTCAGCGAGATGGAGCTCGAAGGCGTGGAGCCGAATGAGATTACCATGGTGCATGTCCTGGTGGCGTGTGCTCAGAGCAGGGATCTGGAGACCGGAAGATGGATCCATGCTCGACTCCGTAGGGCGGGAGCGGATTCAATCACATCCAACCTTGTTCTTGCCACGGCCCTTTTGGACATGTACGCACGCTGTGGCAGTTTGAAAACCGCACGCCATCTTTTCGACAAAATGACTGTGAAGAATGAGGTCTCTTGGAATTCGATGATTAACGGATATAACCAGTACGGTCGGCCGAATGAGGTGCTACGACTCTTCAAAGAGATGCGCGACGCCGGCCTGAAACCAGACAAGGTCACCTTGCTGAGCTTGTTGGGTGCTTGTGCTGACATAGGATCACTGCGTTTAGGCCAGGAGATCCACGCGCGCGTGGAGAAGACGATCGGCAGCGGGGATGTCGCCATTGGTACTTCCCTCGTGGACATGTATGCCAAGACCGGGGACGCACAAAGCGCGCTTCGAATCTTTGCAAGTCTGGAAGGGAGGAAGGATGTGATGGCATGGACCAGCATGATCCTGGGGCTGGCCACGCACGGTCACGGCAAGGAAGCCATCGACCTGTTCGTGGAAATGACGCAGCACGGCGTTGCTCCCGACGACATTACCTTCATAggcgtgctcaccgcctgcagccatGCAGGAATGGTCGACGAAGGCCGCAAGTACTTGGAGGCCATGGAGAAGCTTtacggcatggagccgaggatggAACACTACGGGTGCGTGGTGGACCTCTTGAGTCGAGCTGGGCGCTTAGCGGAGGCGGAGAGAATAGTTCGGTCGATGCCCATCGAGCCGAGCAGCACGATCTGGAGCAGCATGTTAAGCGGGTGTGACATCCATGGCGATGTTGCGCTCGCAGAAAGGATCGGAGATCAGCTGGCCCAATCCAAGCCTCAGGGCAGCGGGACGAGTGTGCTTATCTCGAACATCTACGCAGGTGCCGGAAGGTGGCGAGAGGTGGACAAGGCGAGAAGACTGATGTGGAAGAAAGGGCTGAAGAAGACTCATGGCTGCAGCTCCATTTGA
- the LOC135623736 gene encoding G-type lectin S-receptor-like serine/threonine-protein kinase LECRK3: MASFSSFLHLSALALLTFSSLSCAKSYSNISLGSSLTTSGPNTYWLSPSGEFAFGFRPLETDSSSFLLAVWFEKIESKTVAWYPRPYKPVTAGSSVELTTDGQLLLKDRTGSSLWDPGVSNAAYAAVLDTGNFILAGANGSPRWQSFQDPADTMLPSQALELDTKLLSRLTDTDYSEGRFKLIMQNDGNLVLYAVAVPSSFQYDPYWSSDSVGNGTGLIFNQSGSVYLSRKSNTNINITSVEMSSLEDFYQRATLDFDGVFRQYIHPKNGSGNGAWPSDRWTMVGLTPTDICSSSNFKLGSGICGFNSYCTTSDNSSVVCECPPQYSFMDPSRRYKGCKPDFPAQSCDADESEAAPLYGFRTLVDVDWSLSDYEEYSPISEDQCREECLTDCFCALAVFDAGSGSCWKKKIPLSNGRKASDVNRRGFLKIPTDNTSQPFSSTGEEKGKRTWILLGSLFLGVSLCVLMISILLVTYWSFVHNKMLHKRQPSSSLPTLSLRSFTYPELEEATNSFREVLGSGASGVVYKGFLKDEAGTRVAVKKLDKVSRETEKEFMNEVISIGQTYHKNLVRLVGFCCQGTDRLLVYEFMSNGSLMALLSGDVRPSWDQRVQIALGIARGLLYLHEECISQIIHCDIKPQNVLLDDNLVPRISDFGLAKLLKTDQTRTKTDIRGTKGYVAPEWFKNAGVTAKVDVYSFGVMLLEIICCRRNVDLELGEAEEAILTFWANDRFRDGRLDLLVEGDEEATLDMRRVERFVKVALWCIQEEPSMRPTMHKVAQMLDGTVAVPIPPDPSSYISSLQ, translated from the coding sequence ATGGCGTCCTTCTCTTCCTTCCTGCACCTTTCTGCACTCGCTCTGCTTACGTTTTCTAGCCTCTCATGTGCTAAAAGCTATAGCAACATAAGCCTGGGGTCCTCCCTCACCACCTCCGGTCCAAACACATACTGGCTCTCCCCCTCCGGCGAGTTCGCTTTCGGTTTCCGTCCTCTCGAAACAGATAGCAGCAGCTTCCTGCTCGCCGTCTGGTTCGAGAAGATCGAAAGCAAAACCGTAGCTTGGTACCCACGCCCCTATAAACCAGTGACCGCCGGGTCCAGTGTGGAGCTGACGACCGACGGGCAGCTCTTGCTCAAGGACCGAACTGGAAGTTCGCTGTGGGACCCCGGCGTCAGCAACGCCGCCTATGCCGCCGTGCTCGACACTGGTAACTTCATACTTGCCGGTGCCAACGGCTCGCCCCGATGGCAGAGCTTTCAGGATCCCGCAGACACCATGTTGCCTTCCCAAGCGCTGGAGCTGGATACCAAGCTTCTGTCCCGTTTGACAGACACGGATTATTCCGAGGGAAGGTTCAAGCTCATCATGCAAAACGACGGCAATCTCGTGCTTTATGCGGTGGCCGTCCCGTCCAGCTTTCAGTATGATCCTTACTGGAGCAGCGACAGCGTCGGTAATGGAACGGGACTCATCTTCAACCAATCTGGCAGCGTATACCTTTCTAGAAAAAGCAACACCAACATCAATATCACTTCCGTGGAGATGTCATCGTTAGAAGATTTCTACCAGAGGGCAACGCTGGATTTTGATGGAGTCTTCAGACAGTACATCCACCCCAAGAACGGCTCCGGAAATGGTGCATGGCCGTCGGATAGATGGACTATGGTGGGTCTCACGCCGACTGACATCTGCAGTTCATCCAACTTCAAATTGGGGAGCGGTATTTGCGGATTCAATAGCTACTGCACGACGAGCGACAACTCGAGCGTCGTCTGCGAGTGCCCACCTCAGTATTCCTTCATGGATCCGAGCAGGAGGTATAAAGGATGCAAGCCTGACTTCCCTGCCCAGAGCTGCGATGCAGACGAATCGGAGGCAGCACCACTGTATGGATTCAGGACGCTGGTCGACGTGGATTGGTCACTATCCGATTACGAGGAGTACTCGCCCATCTCGGAGGACCAGTGCAGAGAAGAATGCCTGACAGATTGTTTCTGTGCACTCGCCGTCTTCGATGCCGGTAGTGGTTCTTGCTGGAAGAAGAAGATTCCCCTGTCCAACGGGAGAAAGGCTAGCGATGTCAACAGAAGAGGGTTCCTCAAAATTCCCACAGACAATACTTCACAACCTTTCTCTTCGACGGGGGAGGAGAAGGGCAAGAGGACCTGGATTTTGCTGGGATCGTTGTTCCTTGGAGTCTCCCTATGTGTGCTCATGATCTCGATACTTCTCGTCACCTATTGGTCCTTTGTCCACAACAAGATGTTGCATAAGCGTCAACCGTCCTCGAGCTTGCCGACGTTGAGCCTGCGGTCTTTCACTTACCCCGAGCTCGAAGAAGCCACCAATAGCTTCAGAGAGGTGCTGGGTAGTGGCGCTTCCGGCGTCGTCTACAAGGGGTTCTTGAAAGACGAAGCCGGAACTCGTGTGGCGGTCAAGAAACTCGACAAGGTCTCGAGGGAAACAGAGAAGGAATTCATGAACGAAGTCATATCCATTGGGCAGACCTACCATAAGAACCTGGTGCGACTGGTGGGATTCTGCTGCCAAGGGACGGATCGGCTTCTGGTGTACGAGTTCATGAGCAACGGCTCCTTGATGGCATTACTGTCCGGGGACGTGAGGCCGAGCTGGGATCAACGCGTCCAGATCGCGCTTGGAATCGCAAGAGGCCTCCTCTACTTGCACGAGGAGTGCATCAGCCAGATCATCCACTGCGACATCAAGCCCCAGAACGTGCTTCTGGACGACAACTTGGTGCCGAGGATCTCAGATTTCGGCTTGGCCAAGCTTCTGAAGACGGACCAGACGCGAACGAAGACGGACATCAGGGGGACCAAAGGATACGTCGCACCAGAGTGGTTCAAGAACGCGGGCGTCACGGCCAAGGTCGATGTGTACAGCTTCGGCGTCATGTTGCTGGAGATCATATGCTGCAGGAGGAACGTGGATCTGGAGCTGGGAGAAGCGGAGGAGGCGATATTGACCTTCTGGGCGAACGACCGCTTCAGAGACGGGAGGCTGGACTTGCTCGTGGAAGGGGATGAGGAGGCGACGTTGGACATGAGAAGGGTGGAGAGGTTCGTGAAGGTGGCGCTTTGGTGCATCCAGGAGGAGCCGTCGATGAGGCCGACGATGCACAAGGTGGCTCAGATGCTTGATGGCACGGTGGCTGTCCCCATACCCCCTGATCCGTCCTCCTACATCAGTTCATTGCAGTGA